One Molothrus ater isolate BHLD 08-10-18 breed brown headed cowbird chromosome 14, BPBGC_Mater_1.1, whole genome shotgun sequence DNA segment encodes these proteins:
- the PRPS1 gene encoding ribose-phosphate pyrophosphokinase 1, whose translation MLRRRAGPRAAAAGAAWRSDEEEEKKGAGAAAAAMPNIKIFSGSSHQDLSQKIADRLGLELGKVVTKKFSNQETCVEIGESVRGEDVYIVQSGCGEINDNLMELLIMINACKIASASRVTAVIPCFPYARQDKKDKSRAPISAKLVANMLSVAGADHIITMDLHASQIQGFFDIPVDNLYAEPAVLKWIKENIPEWKNCTIVSPDAGGAKRVTSIADRLNVDFALIHKERKKANEVDRMVLVGDVKDRVAILVDDMADTCGTICHAADKLVSAGATKVYAILTHGIFSGPAISRINNACFEAVVVTNTIPQEDKMKQCPKIQVIDISMILAEAIRRTHNGESVSYLFSHVPL comes from the exons ATGCTGAG GAGGCGGGCGGGTCCCCGCGCGGCAGCCGCGGGCGCTGCGTGGCGGAGcgacgaggaggaggagaaaaagggcGCCGGTGCCGCAGCCGCCGCCATGCCTAACATCAAGATCTTCAGCGGTAGCTCGCACCAGGACTTGTCCCAGAAGATCGCCGACCGCTtgggcctggagctgggcaaggTGGTCACCAAGAAGTTCAGCAACCAGGAGACATG CGTGGAAATAGGTGAGAGTGTTCGTGGGGAGGATGTCTACATTGTGCAGAGTGGCTGTGGGGAAATCAATGACAATCTGATGGAGCTCCTCATCATGATAAATGCCTGCAAGATTGCCTCAGCCAGCAGAGTCACAGCTGTCATCCCCTGCTTCCCTTACGCCCGGCAGGACAAAAAGGACAAG AGTCGAGCTCCAATCTCTGCCAAGTTGGTTGCAAACATGCTGTCTGTGGCAGGTGCAGATCACATCATCACCATGGACCTGCATGCATCTCAGATTCAG ggtttttttgacATCCCTGTTGATAATTTATATGCTGAGCCTGCTGTACTGAAATGGATCAAAGAGAATATTCCAGAGTGGAAGAACTGCACCATTGTTTCACCAGATGCTGGTGGAGCCAAGAG AGTGACCTCCATTGCAGATCGCTTGAACGTGGACTTTGCCCTCATCCACAAGGAGCGCAAGAAGGCCAACGAGGTCGATCGCATGGTGCTGGTGGGGGACGTCAAGGACAGAGTGGCCATCCTGGTGGATGACATGGCAGACACGTGTGGCACCATCTGCCACGCTGCAGACAA GCTTGTGTCAGCTGGAGCCACCAAAGTTTATGCCATCTTAACTCATGGGATCTTTTCTGGGCCAGCAATCTCCCGCATTAACAATGCCTGTTTTGAGGCAGTTGTAGTCACAAACACAATACCCCAGGAGGACAAGATGAAGCAGTGCCCTAAAATCCAG gTGATTGACATCTCCATGATCCTTGCAGAGGCCATCAGGAGGACTCATAATGGGGAATCTGTTTCCTACCTATTCAGCCACGTCCCTTTATAA
- the LOC118698911 gene encoding thymosin beta-15A homolog → MCDKPDLSEVEKFDKKKLKKTNTEEKNTLPSKETIEQEKECVKSS, encoded by the exons ATGTGCGACAAACCAGACCTGTCGGAGGTGGAGAAATTCGAcaagaagaagctgaagaaaaccaACACGGAGGAGAAGAACACGCTGCCCTCCAAGGAGA CTATtgagcaggagaaggaatgTGTGAAGTCTTCCTAG